The Salvelinus alpinus chromosome 3, SLU_Salpinus.1, whole genome shotgun sequence genome segment tcaggcaatgctttttGTGAATAGCAAACAAAAATTTTGTGAGTATTTTGTATTGGGCAATGCAGCTCaatccaacatctccaatcttgtctcattgattggactccaggttagctgactcctgactccaattagcttttggagaagtcattggctttggggttcacatacttttcccaacctacactgtgaatgtttaaatgatgtattcaatattgacaagaaaaatacaataattcgtgttttattagtttaagcacactatgtttgtctattgttgtgacttagatgaagatcagaacaAATTTGCATTAATGgcgaaatccaggtaattccaaagggttcacatactttttcttgccactgtatatgccATCGGTCCAAAGATTGGAAGTGTCTCCTTAGACGAGAATTGGTTAAGGCTTGCAATAATACTTTTAGCCAAATAGGGGTGTTTAGAGATTGAGGTTGGAAAGCCGGAACTGAATCTACTACCACCTGTGCCATAACTGACGAGGGGGCGGTTGTCGATAGCAATGGAATTTAGGTTTACGAGCTTTTTAACCATGCATCTTTCCTTCACCAGCCGAAGTTGTAATGCCGCATTCAgatgctagtcggaactaggaaactgacatttcagacttgctaactggttgttaTACACGTGCCGCGTTCAATTAATCAGCAAGTTGGTGGAGCATTTGTGAAGCATttgtcgatactgataggatcgatAGAACAACAATGCTGCTCTCgaatcagctttctccattcaaatcttaccaATTACCATACCACtagaattattccacaatactgaggacggatcagctcctagaaaGATATCACCaatggctgcaaatattgagtcGGTTTATTCTAACGCTTAACCTAAAATAATGCACTAAATCAAGATCATTGCGTACGTTAGGCTACACATGAAACATTAGCCAACAGAGCCTACAAGTAGCAAAATATAACTCAATTGATTGAGCATGAAACTTGTCaatttaatgtaaatatgcctataacctactgtatttatattttattgCAGTCATCTCGGTTTTAATTTGAAGCATTTTTTATACGTCGCTGGCTTGTATTATTTgtaaagacattggcaactttatttgtagtcaattttgttCTTAAGTTATCGGCGGGAACAGAGGCTGATTCACCACGTGATTCTGTTCAGCGAATATCTCATGTGTATAAAGTTACACGGGAGGGCGAAAAATAATCGACCGATGCGTgtagctgttctacgagtggtctgaggcaagCGTTAGATTACGAGCGTTTTCACGTGCAACGTTAATAATGATGGTTTTGGTATACAGCTCGGAGATTTAACGATGGTCCTATTTCGTGTTGTGTAGTGTCTTTGCTGGCATTGTTGATAAaacaagtttactggagaactgagacgaagtagagactctggacagggtggattaggtttaattaaaagcaatttattcagaggtaaaaatatctgaaatagcgtgcacggaccctttcatcaagctcaaatggaactctctgaaagaagcccagataacagagtgcatatacattttatacagtacagaaagtaggttgagtctggaagttctggtcctctggttggttctgatgagttgggcgaggtctccttcaggccagtatcactgtcccattggctctgagtagagttctttgtcttcagaaatgttcagctaaaacaggacattaggtgtgtgcgtagatgttcctattttgacatttctgtgtgtctctgtaaaatgttcatactgaagaggagtttttgtgtgtgtgtaaatgttcctgtcttatctgtgtttatgaaaggtttacgtcagccctctgtccttgggtatgtgtgtgtctcagtttctcgtgatatgcagtaccaggcacccattttcttatcagtctttatgaaaaggcctgtgtcagccatctgtctctgggtgtgtgtgggtctccgtatctgctatgagtttgtgagaaaccctgtttggaaagaagttagttataacaatgtattagcaaatatgcttgtgttataataaatgatatttattacagcatgcatcccacttattatttttttgctccaccaagatttacatgctaaaatcgccactgccccTATGCAACCAAGGGTAACGCTTCTGACAAAGGCCAGAAACCAGGGATCATCTTTCTGCTGCCACATATGTAAGGGTTGAGGGGAACTGCTGAAACAGGGTTTGAACCAAAGAAAATCACGAAAGAAAATGCATAATGCCAACCCTTTTTTCTTGAACGGCactttctgttttgaattttggATAACTTTTGCCTTTGCTCCTGCCAGATAAAATAACCCAAAATGTTATGTGAACTTTGACACCGGAAGTGTTCAAGTAACATACCGGATATAACTGTTTTGAGCCAGTGAGCGCATGAACCAGTGAAAACAGCGGCTAGATTTTTAATGTGACATTTTAAGTGCAGTTTTAGAGACGTGGTGAGTATTTGAAAATGTTGTCATATCTCAACAGCTCACAACTTCACCACTTAGTGTGCAAAACACTTATGACCACATGAGTGTTGACATGGGAGTAGCTAGCTAGCGTAAATACTACGCTAACGTTAGACTGGCCAGCTCTGCCAATCATCAATTCAGGTGCGATTTTTGCACCAAACAAATTTTACTCACACGCGTTCTGTGAACAACTGCATACATTGTAACATGTGCTAGCTATATTAAGAGGGATTTCGTGCGCCACTACTGCTGTCTGTAGCTAGCTGAAGGTATGCAAAGGCTAAgcttgttaactagctagctaacgttagcggtcAATAGTTTTTCGCTTGCTACAATGTGGTATAGTTGAGTCATGATCAAGTTTCTTGACAGCAGTGTTacttggtgtcaatttcaccggTCTCAATGCTTagctaactttttttttttttcttctaatatTCTTTCAGGTCAAAATAATCTAGATAAGGGGTTCGCTGCTACGCTCTGTTCCAACACATTACTTTTGTCGACATTTTCAAATACAGAATTGCTCCTAGGTCTCTGAATTTATTTCCTTTGAGACGGTCAACCAACTGTCCCGCTTCATAATTTGAAGACATGGAGCAGAACAACAGTTTGCCTCCTTTCCAGGGTCTTGCCTCCCCTCAGGTAACTAATTAGACTATTAATACATTTCAGTGAGAtgtttttgttgtcagcacaGCACACAACACAGCTGTTAGCCTAATGGAGGGCTTGTTCTCACATCTTTTAAAGGGGGCAATGACGCCTGGAATGCCCATCTTCAGCCCCATGATGCCCTATGGCAGTGGTCTGACTCCCCAACCTGTGACGAACACCAACAGCCTGTCTCTCCTGGAGGAGCAGCATcggcaacaacagcagcagcaggctTCGACTCAGCAGGGTGGGGTGTCAGGGGGCTCGGGACAGACGCCACAGCTTTATCACTCCCAAAcggtcaccaccaccacactgccGGGAAACACCCCTCTCTACACCACTACACCGCTAACCCCCATGACACCCATCACACCTGCCACACCTGCCTCTGAGAGCTCTGGGATTGTCCCACAACTACAGTAAGTGTTCTTGAATAATGTGTTAGTCTCAACCACTATGTAGGTACTGCTATAAAGCTGAAACACAAGAAGCTAAAAGATTAAGGTGAATAGTGATGGTTTGAATTTGATTTTTATAGTGATGTGACCATATCAAAAAGGAGAATCTCCCATCCTGATTGCATGATTTATTTCCTTCCCTCTAGGAATATCGTATCCACTGTGAACTTGGGCTGCAAACTTGACTTAAAAACAATAGCACTCCGAGCTAGAAATGCTGAGTACAATCCAAAGGTAAGCATATTGTTATTATTCATTTGCAAATCAAAATTAATTTGTTGCTTACACAGATTAGCAGATGCTAACCATTTACCGTTGTGTGAATTGACCATGGTAGCAATGGAAAGGGAACAGTTTAGAGGTTATGGAAATTCATCAGTTCATCTGACTCATGACTGAAtctaaacattacactgttgatttgatgtgcattttacatttactgtactatTCGCCGCATTATttgataacgaaatctgaaaatactctggatacattcagtaacataagaCTATTTCTGGAGAATGTGGGGTAAGTGCAACATaaaaaatgacaagggtttgtttgagaggactaactggtgtctccaagtggccacacacctccaatgtacacaattcctaagtaatttcaatgcactttgaTGACTCAAagagagtcttcaactataaggtgctttttttttttttctcctggCTGTgacgttgaggaactagagcagcaCACTTGTGGTTGCTTTGTTTGGAACACATtcccgccatcacacaattactgtttatGCAATCCAAAAGTCATCCATTATAAATTGCAATCTGGGTCAGATGGGCATCATTTGAAAACCTGTTCTATtgtcaacatgactagctaagttataataTAGGACACAAGTGTTAGGCTTTCGCAATTCAAGGAAACGGATCATCATTTTGGTGCGCATAGgggtcatgagtgcattcagatGTGTGTGCCGTGGTGAATTTTCTTCACAACAGacactcattctgttcagaacaaccaagGGTATGTTGTCATGCCGTCTTGTAACTGTACCTCAAACAtggtgatcataaacgttgacactatGAGTTTTTTTATATGGAAATGTAAAGTGCACGTTTGGCTTGCTTggatcaaattttattggtcacaatacacatggttagaagatgttattgcgagtgtagcaaaatgcttgttctATTttcaacagtgcagcaatatctaaagTAATATAtagcaattccacaacaaaaaccTAATACACACGTCTAAGTGAAAGGAATAACAATGTATAAATATATGTGAGAGCGGCAtaagctaagatgcaatagatagcatagaatacagtatatacatatgatgagtaatgcaagatatgtataTATTGATGTATGACATCAAAGGTATTTATTATAGTTCTCAACATCTCATATTTCAAAATACATTgagtcctcttaatttacagcatttacctctcagacattttttttttttgtgcaaaagTTGCGGGAGGAATGGGGGCAACGTCTTGTCGTGCGAAATGCTCAAGCTCTGAACCCATACAGTGCTGTGAAGCGCAAAGCCAGAGCTCTGACATCATGTATGGCATTTTACTCTACAGCCACCGCATTAGAATTTAGCTGTTTATCAGTGCTCAAATCTTCTGTTTTCAACCCGTATATGGGTACGAGTGATAAGTTaaagcaggtgcagcgaaatgcttgatTCTAGCTCCAGCAGGGTGTGTCCAACAGTACAATGCTAATAAACCCCCCCGGCCCCCACAAAAAAAGAAACAAGAAATATCAGAAGAAGCAATGTCAATCCGTAATATAAATATGGGGGGTGTGTGTGGTTAGTATGGACAATATATAAGTAATGGGTATGTACatcagtagcctagtggttaagagtgttgggccagtaaccgaaaggttgctggttcaaatcccagagctgactagatgaaaaatctgtctgtgcccttcagcaaggcacttaaccctaattgctcctgtaagtcactctggataagtttgtctgctaaattatttaaatgtagttagtgcattcataaagtattcagaccccttcactttatccacattttgttacagccttattctaaaatgggttataTTCGATTTttccctcatctacacacaatcttttcagtttttttaagcaaatttattacaaataaaaaagataccttatttacataagtatttatgagactcaaaattgagctcaggtgcatcctgttaccattgatcatcattgatgtTTCtccaatttgattggagtccacctgtggtaaattcaattaattggacatgatttggaaaggcacacatcagtctatataaggtcccaaagttgaccgTGCAAgtcggagcaaaaaccaagccatgaggtcgaaggaattgtccgtagagctcagagacaggattgtgtctgcacagatctagggaagggtaccaaagaattaatgcagcattgaaggcccccaagaatgcagtgtcctccatcattcttaaatcgaagaagtttggaaccaccaagactcttcctggagctggctgcctgggcaaactgagcaatcaggggagaaggacctggaccttggtcagggaggtgacaaagaactcaatggtcactatgacagaactccagagttcctctgtggagaagggacaaccttccagaacgacaaccatatctgcaggcctttatggtgaagagaagcaactcctcagtaaaaggcacatgatagccccggagtttgccaaaaaggcacctaaaggactgacaagattctctggtctgatgaaaccgtgattaaactttggcctgaatgccaagcgtcaagtctggaggaaaccagacaccgctcatcacctggccaatagcatctctacggtaaagcatggtggtggcagcatcatgctgtggggatgattttcaggtactgggagactaatcgggatcaaaggaaagatgaacggagcaaagtacagaggtccttgatgaaaacctcagactggggtgaaggttcatcttccagcaggacaatgaccctaagcacacagccaagacgatgcaggagtggcttcgggacaagtccctgaatgtccttgagtggcccagccagagcccggacttgaacccgatctaacatcttcggagagacctgaaaatagctgtgcagcgacgcttcccatccaTCCTGACGAGCTTGAGGATCTACaatgaagaatgggagaaactccccaaatacaggtgcccCAAGCTTGTTGTGTCATACCCTagaaaactcgaggctgtaaacgctgccaaaggtgcttcaacaaagtactgaggaaagggcctgaatacttatgtaaatgtgatttcagttttttttttcatatttggaaacatttctaaaaagcagtttttgctttgtcaatatggggtattgtgtgtagattaagagacaatttaatcaatgttacgttacagccttattctaaaaatgtggGAAAGGGAattcgcaaagtattcagacccatgtCAAGAATACACAGCTCATCCTATATAATAACTAGTGCTGTACATACCTTTTCCAAATCATTGTCAGGGCCCAGGGAAAGGTGAAATGGGACCAAGCTAAAATGCTAACTAGTGGGCCTGAAAGGCATGTTGCTTCTGGTCTGAGAATGTCCCACCAAGACACTTGTTCTATTGAAAAATTCACAACTTTGTCTTACAGCGATTTGCTGCTGTTATCATGAGAATACGAGAGCCAAGAACAACTGCACTTATCTTCAGCTCTGGGAAAATGGTGTGCACAGGAGCCAAAAGGTTAGTATCTTCTTTCAACAAAGAAAAAACACAAAATGTATGAGAACATCTATTTAAAGGCCTCatgctccctcttccccctctagCGAAGAGCAGTCCCGCCTGGCGGCCAGGAAATATGCCAGAGTCGTGCAGAAGTTGGGCTTCCCAGCCAAATTCCTTGATTTCAAGATACAGAACATGGTGGGCAGCTGTGATGTCAAATTCCCCATTCGGTTAGAGGGACTTGTACTAACTCACCAGCAGTTCAGCAGGTTTGTAAAATTCACTACTGCAATACTAAAGTCTATAATATCTGAGGAGATGCATTGTCATACTTGGAATTCTGTCATTTTGTTCATTATTTATAATACTGCGATTGGTATTCCTAAAGTGATTTAGTACTGAGAGCAAATATCAGAACTAGGCCTAatcgttttcttgtttttcagtTATGAACCGGAGTTATTCCCTGGGCTAATCTATAGAATGATCAAACCCAGAATTGTCCTGTTGATATTCGTTTCAGGGAAAGTTGTATTAACAGGTGAGTTTTTCTCCTTTTCCTaatgacatacagtgccttgcaaaagtattcacccccttggcgtttgTCTTTATCTTGTTGCATTAcaaactgtaatttaaatagatttggatttcatgtaatggacaaacaGTCAATTGGTGAAGTGCAATGAAAAAACGAAGGGGGGaagaaaaataatatatatatatatggaaaagtggtgcgtgcatatgtattcagccCCTAAATAAGAAATGGggtaaccaattaccttcagaagtcacataataagttagat includes the following:
- the LOC139571413 gene encoding TATA-box-binding protein, whose translation is MEQNNSLPPFQGLASPQGAMTPGMPIFSPMMPYGSGLTPQPVTNTNSLSLLEEQHRQQQQQQASTQQGGVSGGSGQTPQLYHSQTVTTTTLPGNTPLYTTTPLTPMTPITPATPASESSGIVPQLQNIVSTVNLGCKLDLKTIALRARNAEYNPKRFAAVIMRIREPRTTALIFSSGKMVCTGAKSEEQSRLAARKYARVVQKLGFPAKFLDFKIQNMVGSCDVKFPIRLEGLVLTHQQFSSYEPELFPGLIYRMIKPRIVLLIFVSGKVVLTGAKVRGEIYEAFENIYPILKGFRKTT